Within the Photobacterium swingsii genome, the region AAAGTAATGGTTACTTCTCACCTTGGTCGTCCTACTGAAGGCGAATACGCTGAAGAGTTTTCGCTAGCGCCTGTAGTTAACTACCTAAACGACGCACTAGATTGCGACGTTAAACTAGCAAAAGATTACCTAGATGGCCTAGAGCTAAACACAGGTGAGCTAGTTGTTCTTGAAAACGTTCGTTTTAACAAAGGCGAAAAGAAGAACGAAGAAGAGCTATCTAAAAAATACGCAGCACTATGTGACATCTTCGTGATGGACGCATTTGGTACTGCTCACCGTGCACAAGCATCTACTCACGGTGTAGGTACTCACGCTCCTGTTGCATGTGCAGGCCCTCTACTAGCTGCTGAACTTGAAGCACTAGGCAAAGCAATGGACAACCCAGAGCGTCCATTGGTTGCTATCGTTGGTGGTTCTAAAGTTTCTACTAAGCTGACTGTTCTTGAGTCTCTATCTAAAATTGCTGACCAACTTGTTGTTGGTGGCGGTATCGCAAACACATTCATTGCAGCTGAAGGCCACAACGTTGGTAAATCACTGTACGAAGCAGACCTAGTGGAAACTGCTCAAAAACTAATGAAAGAGTGTTCAATCCCTGTAGCGACAGACGTTGCATGTGCGAAAGCATTTGATGAAAATGCAGAAGCAGAAATCAAAAACGTTGCTGACGTTCAAGACGACGACATGATCTTCGACCTTGG harbors:
- a CDS encoding phosphoglycerate kinase — its product is MSVIKMTDLELAGKRVFIRADLNVPVKDGKVTSDARILASLPTIKRCLEAGAKVMVTSHLGRPTEGEYAEEFSLAPVVNYLNDALDCDVKLAKDYLDGLELNTGELVVLENVRFNKGEKKNEEELSKKYAALCDIFVMDAFGTAHRAQASTHGVGTHAPVACAGPLLAAELEALGKAMDNPERPLVAIVGGSKVSTKLTVLESLSKIADQLVVGGGIANTFIAAEGHNVGKSLYEADLVETAQKLMKECSIPVATDVACAKAFDENAEAEIKNVADVQDDDMIFDLGPDSTAALAEIIGNAKTILWNGPVGVFEFKNFEAGTAGISKAIADSEGFSVAGGGDTLAAIDKFGIKADVSYISTGGGAFLEFVEGKVLPAVAMLEERAKA